Proteins encoded in a region of the Myxococcus guangdongensis genome:
- a CDS encoding MupA/Atu3671 family FMN-dependent luciferase-like monooxygenase, whose protein sequence is MGSVSVKSRLEALSPDKRELFLRRMREAQRQRAGAEGRGPVVASAPTAPVARGTRVPAFSLFFFSSNAAEQEPRKYELLLRCVEVAEREGLHAIWTPERHFVDFGALFPNPAVLGAALAARTSRLGIRAGSVAVPLHDPLRVVEEWSVVDNLSGGRVGISLASGWHPDDFVLAPEAFEARHQRTAEAVALLRSAWAGTPVRRLNGLQQFVEVTPRPRPLQRELPLWLTVVRAGGFAHAAKLGLHVLTGLMDLDVDELGRCVADYRRDFSGSTPAWLTLTVHTHVRPEPGRARATAHGPLRDYLRSFIHTSRGSLMAQPEARAAVAGLTALDEEAIMARITDRYLQSRSLIGTPEECAGFVDRLAVAGVDEVACLVDFGLPAEDVLEGLTHLVRVRDAAVRRREHAP, encoded by the coding sequence ATGGGCAGTGTGTCTGTAAAAAGCCGTCTCGAGGCGCTCAGTCCGGACAAGCGGGAGCTGTTCCTCCGGAGGATGAGGGAGGCCCAGCGCCAGCGGGCCGGGGCGGAGGGCAGGGGGCCCGTCGTGGCGTCGGCGCCGACGGCGCCCGTGGCGCGGGGCACGCGGGTGCCCGCCTTCAGCCTGTTCTTCTTCTCCAGCAACGCGGCGGAGCAGGAGCCTCGCAAGTACGAGCTGCTGCTGCGCTGCGTGGAGGTGGCGGAGCGCGAGGGGCTGCATGCCATCTGGACGCCCGAGCGTCACTTCGTGGACTTCGGCGCGCTGTTCCCCAACCCCGCGGTGCTGGGGGCCGCGCTGGCGGCGCGCACGTCGAGGCTGGGCATCCGGGCGGGGAGCGTCGCCGTCCCCCTGCACGACCCGCTGCGCGTGGTGGAGGAGTGGAGCGTCGTGGACAACCTGTCGGGCGGACGGGTGGGCATCTCCCTGGCGTCGGGCTGGCATCCGGATGACTTCGTGCTCGCCCCGGAGGCCTTCGAGGCGCGCCACCAGCGCACGGCGGAGGCGGTGGCGCTCCTGCGCTCCGCGTGGGCCGGGACACCGGTGCGGCGGCTCAACGGGCTCCAGCAGTTCGTGGAGGTGACGCCGAGGCCGAGGCCGCTCCAGCGGGAGCTGCCGCTGTGGCTGACGGTGGTGCGCGCGGGGGGCTTCGCGCACGCGGCGAAGCTGGGGCTGCACGTGCTGACGGGGCTGATGGACCTGGACGTGGACGAGCTGGGCCGGTGCGTCGCGGACTACCGCCGCGACTTCTCGGGGAGCACGCCGGCGTGGCTCACCCTCACCGTGCACACGCATGTGCGGCCGGAGCCGGGGCGCGCGCGGGCCACGGCCCACGGCCCGCTGCGTGACTACCTGCGCTCGTTCATCCACACGAGCCGGGGTTCGCTGATGGCACAGCCGGAGGCGCGCGCCGCCGTGGCTGGACTCACCGCGCTGGACGAGGAGGCAATCATGGCTCGCATCACGGACCGCTATCTCCAATCACGGTCGCTGATTGGCACCCCGGAGGAGTGCGCGGGCTTCGTGGACCGGCTCGCAGTGGCGGGGGTGGACGAGGTGGCGTGCCTGGTGGACTTCGGCCTGCCGGCCGAGGACGTCCTCGAGGGCCTCACGCACCTGGTGCGCGTGCGCGACGCGGCGGTCCGGCGCCGGGAGCACGCGCCATGA
- a CDS encoding B12-binding domain-containing radical SAM protein produces the protein MSRALLVVPHFWDPICVPLGISALKAYAERAGHEVELFDFNTIPEVFSVQRAYFDELERQFPEWRRWNAERNATDLLAMHQLVYLYGRARPDYRELVAEVLNVTAAPLETVASRLKTAPFDTLFAKLYARVGSIFQGLVASARPDVIGCSLFNSTWPATLFLLRRAKALAKGARTVVGGPGPIMGIASSVAEVSAFHSAHDFIDYYVLGEGEKHFVSILEQPELPRGILGGEVARFRAGGTRPDMQLSELPDPDYGHLEVSRYLQLSAASSRGCPFECSFCAETVFWKGYRKLPTDRLADQMVALSRRHGKDSFYLCDSLSNPILDGLSQALLERDAKLHFDCYVRADRTCVDAAKTARWRDAGLFRARLGLESASQRILDEMVKKTDPGTMSRALQALSESGVRTSTLWIAGYPGETLSEFDDTLKFLRENRANIYDADAWLFQYHPRGLAGSSTKLKGSGDAKARFGPELSRLARVDAVMVDDGLSPGDRLERLERFVATMQELEIPNPYSLTQWRSADARWEALGHAPRWSVLGGGMEATR, from the coding sequence ATGAGCCGCGCCCTCCTGGTGGTGCCGCACTTCTGGGACCCCATCTGCGTGCCGCTGGGCATCAGCGCGCTCAAGGCGTACGCGGAGCGCGCCGGGCACGAGGTGGAGCTGTTCGACTTCAACACCATCCCGGAGGTGTTCTCCGTCCAGCGCGCGTACTTCGACGAGCTGGAGCGGCAGTTCCCGGAGTGGCGCCGGTGGAACGCGGAGCGCAACGCCACGGACCTGCTGGCGATGCACCAGCTGGTCTACCTGTATGGACGCGCGCGCCCGGACTACCGCGAGCTGGTGGCGGAGGTGCTCAACGTCACCGCCGCGCCGCTGGAGACGGTGGCCTCGCGGCTGAAGACGGCGCCCTTCGACACGCTCTTCGCGAAGCTGTACGCGCGCGTCGGGTCCATCTTCCAGGGCCTGGTGGCGAGCGCGCGGCCGGACGTCATCGGCTGTTCGCTCTTCAACTCGACGTGGCCGGCGACGCTGTTCCTGCTGCGCCGGGCCAAGGCGCTGGCGAAGGGCGCGAGGACGGTGGTGGGCGGGCCCGGCCCCATCATGGGCATCGCGTCGAGCGTGGCGGAGGTGTCGGCCTTCCACTCCGCGCACGACTTCATCGACTACTACGTGCTGGGCGAGGGCGAGAAGCACTTCGTCTCCATCCTCGAGCAGCCGGAGCTGCCGCGCGGAATCCTCGGCGGCGAGGTGGCGCGCTTCCGGGCGGGGGGCACCCGGCCGGACATGCAGCTGAGCGAGCTGCCGGACCCGGACTACGGACACCTGGAGGTGTCGCGCTACCTGCAGCTGTCCGCGGCGTCCTCCCGGGGCTGCCCCTTCGAGTGCTCCTTCTGCGCGGAGACGGTGTTCTGGAAGGGCTACCGCAAGCTGCCCACCGACAGGCTCGCGGACCAGATGGTGGCGCTGTCGCGGCGCCACGGGAAGGACAGCTTCTACCTCTGCGACTCGCTGTCGAACCCCATCCTGGACGGGCTGTCGCAGGCGCTCCTGGAGCGGGACGCGAAGCTCCACTTCGACTGCTACGTGCGCGCGGACCGCACGTGCGTGGACGCGGCGAAGACGGCGCGCTGGCGTGACGCGGGGCTGTTCCGGGCGCGGCTGGGGCTGGAGTCCGCCAGCCAGCGCATCCTCGACGAGATGGTGAAGAAGACGGACCCGGGGACGATGTCGCGCGCGCTGCAGGCGCTGAGCGAGTCGGGCGTGCGCACCAGCACGCTGTGGATCGCCGGCTACCCGGGCGAGACGCTGTCCGAGTTCGACGACACGCTGAAGTTCCTCCGGGAGAACCGCGCGAACATCTACGACGCGGACGCGTGGCTCTTCCAGTACCACCCCCGAGGGCTCGCGGGCTCGTCGACGAAGCTCAAGGGCTCCGGTGACGCGAAGGCCCGGTTCGGCCCGGAGCTGAGCCGGCTGGCCCGGGTGGATGCGGTGATGGTCGACGACGGCCTGTCCCCCGGGGACCGGCTGGAGCGCCTGGAGCGCTTCGTGGCGACCATGCAGGAGCTGGAGATTCCCAACCCCTACTCACTCACGCAGTGGCGCTCGGCGGATGCCCGGTGGGAGGCGCTCGGTCATGCGCCCCGCTGGAGCGTGCTGGGCGGCGGCATGGAGGCGACGCGATGA
- a CDS encoding AMP-binding protein, with the protein MSDTVMDASGWPEAPEVIDPRELLARRARERPDEVAYVFMGADGSEQRCTWAQLDARARPIAARLIAAGAQRALLIDEPRLELLYALVACMKAGVAAIPVPPPRGRRARERLAMVLMDALPEVVLGASGLRMMDPEGVALLPPWIDTDLALEVPEEESRPFDPDRIALVQYTSGSTSEPRGVLIDYRNLSAQERAIRAAFGHRPDSRVVTWLPPYHDMGLIGGLLQPLYAGLACLWFSPPVFLADPVLWLRAISRFRGTTSGGPDFAYELCVRRIQDAQLEGLDLSSWEVAFNGSEPVRSETLERFARRFGRVGFRREAFLPCYGLAEATLMVSGKPPGAAPTSRVVERDTLEEGRAVLAEGGAGRHVTLTGCGHPVPGMVVRVVDPEHRRPSPEGSVGEIWVSGPSVVRGYLGREDAEELRARLPDDERRYLRTGDLGFTDERGELFIVGRLKDLIIVRGQNHHPEDVERTVQAAFPPLRPACGAAFGVDRDGEEVVILVHEIEPAALDEVGDAALAERIGERTGQDHGIRLSEVVFVKPGSLPRTTSGKIRRREVRRRYLEGALAQLGGASAEATAAVEAVSPEVRRVLECFAAVLPGKGRGARADSDFFGLGGDSLCAHELLARLRQDTGVRLDMADLFSAPTPRQLSERLEARRAESAATSGSTAPGALSPAQQRIWFAEQLRPGHPFYHVGLRLELGPEVTPSRLEEALALLVARQPALRTSIEVVDGAPRQRVSSRGAVPLTTVVCRDASERDALVRDEVSVPFDLGGPLARALLVLDEDSVTGGAARTLVLTIHHIVCDGWGGRRAVLELMEALASSGLPARTWEARDAAYLSACAEAAARAARSGVEGAAYWREVLGSAPEAMPLPIDRERPLVPRGRGARCTTVLDRATWARVVAAAERDRATPFLVLGAALAALLRTVSGRDDVVFGTVLAQLPGGDAAELMGCHLNFLPLRVALPHGLSSRELVARVKGAFSGALAHAEFPFEEMVRAVNPRRDARGNPLYNVGLWYHDLLAGLPDATRPWASVVDTQTAELDLRLIASPGADGGLELSLEYASELFREATARKLLDGYVRALDAVLAERDVGTLERELSAIVPRAVARRVAIAANFTIEPVAESLEYWASRLAFPLGIEFAPYDQVEQQLLDPGSPLRAGAGTLGGIVLDVEAWVSEDGQLGRVAAFASVVEGVDLGGVDLLIAVCPTSEDVSAERAEALARARALLLGLSRVNRGVTVVDLSALGGQFGVTREREPYLDELGRVPFIEDWFAALGTFLFRQVRARARPAKKVLVLDCDHTLWEGECAGEEGIRVAPHKQALQRTARRLASEGTVVCLCSKNIDADVVAAFAHPDMVLSLDDVTTRRVNWRAKSGNLRELAEELDLGLDAFVMVDDDPAVCAEVATACPEVTVVVLPQDEQAQAVVLEHLWELDRPGLTEEDRRRGERYREEGRRREVRAQAPDLAAFLERLGVRVVFRPATPDDVPRVSQLFARTNQFNLSAARHDESQVGAFVRAGAPECWCVEVEDRFGAYGLTGALVLEPDGHRLAVRALALSCRVLGRGVEARLLVELQGLARRRGLSSLVFDYQRTARNEPAMTFLAGLGGEPPGASGTREVALDAVLLAPASGPRGSAPPRGAIDDASGGAGGVPIPLSERSTAAAILQGLRLRSTARPESAGAYVPPNGSVEERIADIFRGVLRVDRVGAHDNFFALGGHSLLALKVLWHMHRDFGIEVALNRLHDAPTVAGLADAVVETLIKLDADGVLVDAVRPQGATAP; encoded by the coding sequence ATGAGCGACACCGTGATGGATGCGTCCGGCTGGCCCGAGGCGCCCGAGGTCATCGACCCCCGTGAGCTGCTCGCCCGGCGCGCGCGCGAGCGCCCCGACGAGGTGGCCTACGTCTTCATGGGCGCGGACGGCTCCGAGCAGCGCTGCACCTGGGCCCAGCTCGACGCCCGGGCGAGGCCCATCGCGGCGCGGCTCATCGCGGCCGGGGCCCAACGGGCGCTGCTCATCGACGAGCCGCGCCTGGAGCTGCTCTACGCATTGGTGGCCTGCATGAAGGCGGGCGTGGCCGCCATCCCCGTCCCTCCGCCGCGAGGCCGGCGCGCCCGCGAGCGGCTGGCCATGGTGCTGATGGACGCGCTGCCGGAGGTCGTGCTCGGCGCGTCGGGGCTGCGGATGATGGACCCGGAGGGCGTGGCGCTGTTGCCGCCGTGGATCGACACCGACCTGGCGCTCGAGGTGCCCGAGGAGGAGTCCCGGCCGTTCGACCCGGACCGCATCGCGTTGGTGCAGTACACGAGCGGCTCCACGTCCGAGCCGCGCGGGGTGCTCATCGACTACCGCAACCTGAGCGCGCAGGAGCGGGCCATCCGCGCCGCCTTCGGCCACCGCCCGGACTCGCGGGTGGTGACCTGGCTGCCGCCCTACCACGACATGGGGCTCATCGGAGGGCTGCTCCAGCCGCTGTACGCGGGGCTGGCGTGCCTGTGGTTCTCGCCGCCGGTGTTCCTGGCGGACCCGGTGCTCTGGCTGCGCGCCATCAGCCGCTTCCGGGGCACGACGAGCGGCGGCCCGGACTTCGCCTACGAGCTGTGCGTCCGTCGCATCCAGGACGCGCAGCTCGAGGGTCTGGACCTGTCGAGCTGGGAGGTGGCCTTCAACGGCAGCGAGCCGGTGCGCTCGGAGACGCTGGAGCGCTTCGCGCGGCGCTTCGGGCGGGTGGGGTTCCGCCGCGAGGCCTTCCTGCCGTGCTACGGCCTGGCGGAGGCCACGCTGATGGTGTCGGGCAAGCCGCCCGGCGCGGCGCCGACGTCACGCGTGGTGGAGCGCGACACGCTGGAGGAGGGGCGCGCGGTGCTCGCGGAGGGCGGGGCCGGGCGGCACGTCACCCTGACGGGCTGTGGCCACCCCGTGCCGGGCATGGTGGTGCGTGTGGTGGACCCGGAGCACCGCCGGCCGAGCCCCGAGGGGAGCGTGGGGGAGATCTGGGTGTCGGGCCCCTCCGTGGTGCGCGGCTACCTGGGGCGGGAGGACGCGGAGGAGCTGAGGGCGCGCCTGCCGGACGACGAGCGGCGCTACCTGCGGACCGGTGACCTGGGCTTCACCGACGAGCGGGGCGAGCTGTTCATCGTGGGGCGGCTCAAGGACCTCATCATCGTCCGAGGGCAGAACCACCACCCCGAGGACGTGGAGCGGACCGTCCAGGCCGCGTTCCCCCCGCTGCGCCCCGCGTGCGGCGCGGCCTTCGGCGTGGACCGCGACGGCGAGGAGGTCGTCATCCTGGTCCACGAGATAGAGCCCGCCGCGCTCGACGAGGTGGGCGACGCGGCGCTCGCGGAGCGCATCGGCGAGCGGACGGGGCAGGACCACGGCATCCGGCTGAGCGAGGTGGTCTTCGTCAAGCCGGGCTCGCTGCCACGCACCACCAGCGGGAAGATTCGTCGCCGGGAGGTCCGCCGGCGCTACCTGGAGGGCGCGCTGGCGCAGCTGGGCGGCGCGTCGGCCGAAGCCACGGCGGCCGTCGAGGCGGTGTCGCCCGAGGTGCGGCGGGTCCTGGAGTGCTTCGCCGCGGTCCTGCCCGGCAAGGGGCGGGGCGCGCGCGCGGACTCGGACTTCTTCGGCCTGGGCGGCGACTCGCTCTGCGCGCACGAGCTGCTGGCGCGACTGCGTCAGGACACCGGCGTGCGTCTGGACATGGCGGACCTGTTCTCCGCGCCCACGCCGCGTCAGCTCTCCGAGCGACTGGAGGCGCGGCGAGCGGAGTCTGCCGCCACCTCCGGGTCGACGGCGCCCGGCGCGCTCTCGCCGGCCCAGCAGCGCATCTGGTTCGCCGAGCAGCTGCGCCCGGGGCACCCCTTCTACCATGTGGGGTTGCGCCTGGAGCTGGGGCCGGAGGTGACGCCCTCCCGGCTCGAGGAGGCGCTCGCGCTTCTCGTCGCGAGGCAGCCCGCGCTGCGCACGTCCATCGAGGTGGTGGACGGCGCTCCCCGTCAGCGCGTGTCGTCGCGCGGCGCGGTGCCCCTCACCACCGTGGTGTGTCGGGACGCGTCGGAGCGGGACGCGCTCGTGCGCGACGAGGTCTCGGTGCCCTTCGACCTGGGAGGGCCGCTGGCGCGCGCGCTGCTCGTGCTCGACGAGGACTCCGTGACGGGCGGCGCGGCGCGCACGCTGGTGCTCACCATCCACCACATCGTCTGTGATGGCTGGGGCGGCCGACGGGCGGTGCTGGAGTTGATGGAGGCGCTGGCCTCATCGGGGCTCCCGGCGCGGACCTGGGAGGCGCGGGACGCGGCCTATCTCTCCGCGTGCGCGGAGGCCGCGGCCCGCGCGGCGCGGAGCGGGGTGGAGGGCGCGGCGTACTGGCGGGAGGTGCTGGGCAGCGCACCGGAGGCGATGCCGCTGCCCATCGACCGTGAGCGCCCGCTGGTGCCTCGGGGCCGTGGCGCGCGGTGCACGACGGTGCTGGACCGGGCCACCTGGGCCCGGGTGGTGGCCGCCGCCGAGCGCGACCGGGCCACCCCCTTCCTCGTGCTGGGGGCGGCGCTGGCGGCGCTGCTGCGCACGGTGTCCGGCCGTGACGACGTCGTGTTCGGGACCGTCCTCGCCCAGCTCCCCGGGGGCGACGCGGCGGAGCTGATGGGCTGTCACCTCAACTTCCTGCCCCTGCGCGTCGCGCTGCCGCATGGGCTGTCCTCCCGCGAGCTGGTGGCGCGGGTGAAGGGGGCCTTCTCGGGCGCGCTCGCGCACGCGGAGTTCCCGTTCGAGGAGATGGTCCGCGCCGTCAACCCACGCCGGGACGCGCGCGGCAACCCCCTGTACAACGTGGGCCTCTGGTACCACGACCTGCTGGCCGGCCTCCCGGACGCGACGCGGCCGTGGGCCTCCGTGGTGGACACCCAGACGGCGGAGCTGGACCTGCGGCTCATCGCCTCTCCGGGCGCCGACGGCGGGCTCGAGCTGTCGCTGGAGTACGCGAGCGAGCTGTTCCGCGAGGCGACGGCGCGCAAGCTGCTGGACGGCTATGTGCGCGCGCTGGACGCCGTGCTCGCGGAGCGGGACGTGGGGACGTTGGAGCGGGAGCTGTCCGCCATCGTCCCCCGGGCGGTGGCGCGCCGCGTGGCCATCGCCGCCAACTTCACCATCGAGCCGGTGGCGGAGTCGCTCGAGTACTGGGCGTCGCGGCTGGCGTTCCCGCTCGGCATCGAGTTCGCCCCGTACGACCAGGTGGAGCAACAGCTGCTGGACCCGGGGAGCCCCCTGCGCGCGGGCGCGGGCACCCTGGGGGGCATCGTGCTGGACGTGGAGGCCTGGGTGTCCGAGGACGGACAGCTCGGGCGCGTCGCGGCCTTCGCCTCCGTGGTGGAGGGCGTGGACCTGGGCGGGGTGGACCTGCTCATCGCCGTCTGCCCCACGTCCGAGGACGTGAGCGCCGAGCGGGCCGAGGCGCTCGCCAGGGCGCGGGCGCTCCTGCTGGGGCTGTCCCGGGTGAACCGGGGCGTCACGGTGGTGGACCTGTCGGCGCTGGGCGGCCAGTTCGGCGTCACCCGGGAGCGGGAGCCCTACCTGGACGAGCTGGGCCGCGTCCCGTTCATCGAGGACTGGTTCGCCGCGCTGGGCACCTTCCTGTTCCGACAGGTGCGCGCCCGGGCGCGTCCGGCGAAGAAGGTCCTGGTGCTGGACTGCGACCACACCCTCTGGGAGGGCGAGTGCGCCGGCGAGGAGGGCATCCGGGTTGCGCCCCACAAGCAGGCCCTGCAACGCACCGCGCGCCGGCTGGCCTCCGAGGGCACCGTGGTGTGCCTGTGCAGCAAGAACATCGACGCGGACGTGGTGGCCGCCTTCGCGCATCCGGACATGGTGCTGTCGCTCGACGACGTCACCACGCGCCGGGTGAACTGGCGCGCGAAGTCCGGGAACCTGCGCGAGCTGGCCGAGGAGCTGGACCTGGGCCTGGACGCGTTCGTGATGGTGGACGACGACCCGGCGGTCTGCGCCGAGGTGGCCACCGCGTGTCCCGAGGTCACCGTGGTGGTGTTGCCCCAGGACGAGCAGGCCCAGGCGGTGGTGCTCGAGCACCTCTGGGAGCTGGACCGCCCGGGCCTCACCGAGGAGGACCGTCGACGCGGCGAGCGCTACCGCGAGGAGGGCCGGCGCCGCGAGGTGCGCGCGCAGGCGCCGGACCTGGCGGCGTTCCTGGAGCGGCTCGGCGTGCGCGTGGTCTTCAGGCCCGCGACGCCGGACGATGTGCCTCGCGTCTCGCAGCTGTTCGCGCGGACGAACCAGTTCAACCTCTCGGCCGCGCGCCATGACGAGTCCCAGGTGGGCGCCTTCGTCCGGGCCGGGGCACCCGAGTGCTGGTGCGTCGAGGTGGAGGACCGCTTCGGGGCCTACGGGCTGACGGGGGCGCTCGTCCTCGAGCCGGACGGACACCGGCTGGCCGTGCGCGCGCTGGCGTTGAGCTGCCGTGTCCTGGGGCGGGGCGTGGAGGCCCGGCTCCTGGTGGAGCTGCAGGGGCTCGCGCGTCGCCGGGGGCTGTCCTCGCTGGTCTTCGACTATCAGCGGACGGCGCGCAACGAGCCGGCGATGACCTTCCTGGCGGGCCTGGGCGGGGAGCCGCCGGGCGCGTCCGGTACCCGCGAGGTGGCGCTGGACGCGGTGCTGCTCGCGCCCGCGTCGGGGCCGAGGGGGAGCGCGCCGCCGCGCGGGGCCATCGATGACGCGTCGGGCGGCGCGGGGGGCGTCCCCATCCCGCTGTCCGAGCGGAGCACCGCGGCGGCCATCCTCCAGGGCCTTCGCCTGCGCTCCACCGCGCGGCCCGAGTCCGCGGGGGCGTACGTGCCGCCCAACGGCTCGGTGGAGGAGCGCATCGCGGACATCTTCCGCGGCGTCCTGCGGGTGGACCGCGTGGGCGCGCACGACAACTTCTTCGCCCTGGGCGGCCACTCGCTGCTGGCGCTGAAGGTGCTCTGGCACATGCATCGGGACTTCGGCATCGAGGTCGCGCTGAACCGGCTGCACGACGCACCCACGGTGGCTGGCCTGGCCGACGCCGTGGTGGAGACGCTCATCAAGCTCGACGCCGACGGGGTCCTCGTCGACGCCGTCCGCCCGCAGGGAGCCACCGCCCCATGA